The Streptomyces sp. NBC_01268 genome window below encodes:
- a CDS encoding nuclear transport factor 2 family protein: MTHHEHPDAALVRQGYEAFMHGDMEALSALMTSDCTHHAPGTTRFGGHFKGRDNVLAMYGSLAEYTGGTLRIELGTITVDGRGHAIASHKWFAEHGDRGIEMPGALFFTIIGGKVSDIDECVEDIAELDAFYSLGG, from the coding sequence ATGACCCATCACGAGCACCCCGACGCCGCCCTGGTGCGGCAGGGCTACGAAGCGTTCATGCACGGTGACATGGAGGCGCTCTCCGCCCTGATGACCAGCGACTGCACCCACCACGCGCCGGGCACCACCCGGTTCGGCGGGCACTTCAAGGGCCGCGACAACGTCCTCGCCATGTACGGGTCGCTGGCCGAGTACACCGGCGGCACCCTGCGCATCGAGCTCGGCACCATCACCGTCGACGGGCGCGGCCACGCCATCGCGAGCCACAAGTGGTTCGCCGAGCACGGCGACCGGGGCATCGAGATGCCCGGCGCCCTCTTCTTCACGATCATCGGAGGAAAGGTCTCGGACATCGACGAGTGCGTCGAGGACATCGCGGAACTCGACGCCTTCTACTCCCTGGGCGGCTGA
- a CDS encoding maleylpyruvate isomerase family mycothiol-dependent enzyme, which produces MPPAKKRARSYDSAKTRAAVLAQFGHVRDAVLALPPAALDGPTRLGAWTVRELAGHIAWMVDSVPALLAAPEPAKQELPLLDWPSVTASAAGRIDEHTRGIGTADLAGLYERTREAYETAVAAAPDTRLLPVSFGAMTLADFLVTRTVELVVHTDDLSAATGVGIPYDRQALAACTRLLADTLAARAPGGAVEVRVPPYAVVQCVEGPRHTRGTPPNVVETDPLTWIRLATGRADWAVELDAARVSASGERADLAGLLPLMG; this is translated from the coding sequence ATGCCACCCGCCAAGAAGCGCGCCCGCAGCTACGACTCCGCCAAGACCCGAGCCGCCGTCCTCGCCCAGTTCGGGCACGTACGGGACGCGGTGCTCGCGCTGCCCCCGGCGGCGCTCGACGGGCCGACCCGGCTGGGGGCGTGGACGGTGCGGGAGCTGGCCGGGCACATCGCGTGGATGGTCGACTCGGTGCCCGCGCTGCTCGCCGCGCCCGAGCCGGCGAAGCAGGAACTCCCGCTCCTGGACTGGCCGTCCGTGACCGCGTCGGCCGCCGGGCGGATCGACGAGCACACCCGGGGCATCGGCACCGCCGACCTCGCCGGTCTCTACGAGCGGACCCGGGAGGCGTACGAGACGGCGGTGGCGGCGGCCCCGGACACCCGGCTGCTCCCGGTGAGCTTCGGGGCGATGACGCTCGCCGATTTCCTCGTCACCCGGACCGTCGAACTCGTCGTCCACACCGACGACCTCAGCGCTGCGACCGGTGTCGGCATTCCGTACGACCGGCAGGCGCTCGCCGCCTGCACCCGCCTGCTCGCCGACACCCTCGCGGCGAGGGCGCCGGGCGGTGCGGTGGAGGTGCGCGTCCCGCCGTACGCGGTGGTGCAGTGCGTCGAGGGGCCGCGGCACACCCGGGGCACCCCGCCGAACGTCGTCGAGACGGACCCGCTGACCTGGATCCGGCTCGCGACCGGGCGCGCCGACTGGGCGGTGGAGCTGGACGCGGCGCGGGTGAGCGCGAGCGGGGAGCGGGCGGATCTGGCGGGGCTGCTTCCGCTGATGGGCTGA
- a CDS encoding META domain-containing protein, whose translation MKKPRVFAALVPLLFLVACGAQQGTGSGAGTVTPGLPVEGTDWTIGAVTVDGARSAAPPGARVAFTEDGRARGNSGCNTFGAAVAVDGTSLTVSPSEVTEIGCPADLHRFETALLKAFDGRLKGEWRGKALTLTSPDGRRVVELSAEPDAPLVGTTWTVDGLLSGKTAASLPAGSEGKAKLTFGKDGRLTGSLGCNRVTAPARISGGTITLGAIATTRMICTGPQMDLETKLYEALDGPLGYRLDHRTLTVTDADGQGFTATAG comes from the coding sequence ATGAAGAAGCCGCGCGTGTTCGCCGCCCTGGTCCCGCTGCTCTTCCTCGTCGCCTGCGGTGCGCAGCAGGGGACAGGTTCCGGAGCCGGCACCGTCACCCCCGGTCTGCCCGTCGAGGGCACCGACTGGACGATCGGGGCGGTCACGGTCGACGGCGCCCGGTCGGCGGCCCCACCCGGGGCGCGGGTGGCGTTCACGGAGGACGGGCGGGCCCGGGGGAACAGCGGCTGCAACACCTTCGGCGCCGCCGTCGCCGTGGACGGCACGAGCCTCACCGTCTCCCCGAGCGAGGTCACCGAGATCGGCTGCCCCGCCGACCTGCACCGTTTCGAGACGGCCCTGCTGAAGGCGTTCGACGGCCGGCTCAAGGGCGAGTGGAGGGGGAAGGCGCTCACGCTGACCTCGCCGGACGGGCGCCGGGTCGTGGAGCTGTCCGCCGAGCCCGACGCCCCGCTCGTCGGCACCACCTGGACGGTGGACGGGCTGCTCTCCGGGAAGACCGCCGCGTCCCTCCCGGCCGGCTCCGAGGGCAAGGCGAAGCTGACCTTCGGCAAGGACGGGCGGCTCACCGGCAGCCTCGGCTGCAACCGGGTCACCGCGCCCGCGCGGATCAGCGGCGGGACGATCACGCTCGGCGCGATCGCGACCACCCGGATGATCTGCACGGGGCCGCAGATGGACCTGGAGACGAAGCTGTACGAGGCCCTCGACGGCCCCCTCGGGTACCGGCTCGACCACCGCACCCTGACGGTCACCGACGCGGACGGGCAGGGCTTCACCGCGACCGCGGGCTGA
- the purF gene encoding amidophosphoribosyltransferase → MPRGDGRLNHDLLPGEKGPQDACGVFGVWAPGEEVAKLTYFGLYALQHRGQESAGIAVSNGSQILVFKDMGLVSQVFDETSLGSLQGHIAVGHARYSTTGASVWENAQPTFRATAHGSIALGHNGNLVNTAQLAEMVAELPKREGRSTQVAATNDTDLVTALLAGQADEDGKPLTIEQAAAKVLPEVRGAFSLVFMDEHTLYAARDPQGIRPLVLGRLERGWVVASESAALDICGATFVREVEPGELVAIDENGIRTSRFAEAKPKGCVFEYVYLARPDTDIAGRNVYLSRVEMGRKLAKEAPVEADLVIATPESGTPAAIGYAEASGIPFGAGLVKNAYVGRTFIQPSQTIRQLGIRLKLNPLKEVIKGKKLVVVDDSIVRGNTQRALVRMLREAGAAEVHIRISSPPVKWPCFFGIDFATRAELIANGMTVDEIGKSLGADSLSYISLDGMIEATTIQKPNLCRACFDGEYPMELPDPELLGKQLLETELAAGPAATAAADALRRP, encoded by the coding sequence GTGCCACGTGGTGACGGTCGACTCAATCACGATCTGCTCCCCGGCGAGAAAGGCCCCCAGGACGCTTGTGGCGTCTTCGGTGTCTGGGCTCCGGGTGAAGAGGTCGCAAAGCTCACGTACTTCGGGCTCTACGCCCTCCAGCATCGGGGTCAGGAATCCGCGGGAATCGCGGTAAGCAACGGCTCCCAGATCCTCGTCTTCAAGGACATGGGCCTCGTGTCCCAGGTCTTCGACGAGACCTCTCTCGGTTCCCTCCAAGGTCATATCGCGGTCGGTCACGCCCGCTACTCGACCACCGGGGCCTCCGTGTGGGAGAACGCGCAGCCGACGTTCCGGGCGACCGCCCACGGCTCGATCGCGCTCGGCCACAACGGCAACCTGGTGAACACGGCCCAGCTGGCCGAGATGGTCGCGGAACTCCCCAAGCGGGAGGGCCGGTCCACTCAGGTCGCCGCGACGAACGACACCGACCTGGTGACCGCGCTGCTCGCGGGCCAGGCGGACGAGGACGGCAAGCCGCTCACCATCGAGCAGGCGGCCGCGAAGGTCCTCCCCGAGGTCCGGGGCGCCTTCTCCCTCGTCTTCATGGACGAGCACACGCTCTACGCGGCCCGTGACCCGCAGGGCATCCGCCCGCTGGTCCTCGGCCGGCTGGAGCGCGGCTGGGTCGTCGCGTCGGAGTCCGCCGCCCTCGACATCTGCGGTGCGACCTTCGTCCGCGAGGTCGAGCCGGGCGAGCTGGTGGCCATCGACGAGAACGGCATCCGCACCTCGCGCTTCGCAGAAGCGAAGCCCAAGGGCTGTGTCTTCGAGTACGTCTACCTGGCCCGTCCCGACACGGACATCGCCGGCCGCAACGTGTACCTCTCCCGCGTGGAGATGGGCCGCAAGCTGGCCAAGGAAGCGCCCGTCGAAGCCGACCTGGTCATAGCGACGCCGGAGTCCGGCACGCCGGCCGCCATCGGCTACGCGGAGGCCTCGGGCATCCCGTTCGGTGCCGGCCTGGTCAAGAACGCCTACGTCGGCCGGACCTTCATCCAGCCCTCGCAGACCATCCGCCAGCTGGGCATCCGGCTGAAGCTGAACCCCCTCAAGGAAGTCATCAAGGGGAAGAAGCTGGTGGTCGTGGACGACTCGATCGTCCGCGGCAACACCCAGCGCGCCCTGGTCAGGATGCTCCGCGAGGCCGGTGCCGCCGAGGTCCACATCCGGATCTCCTCGCCGCCGGTGAAGTGGCCCTGCTTCTTCGGTATCGACTTCGCCACCCGCGCGGAGCTGATCGCCAACGGCATGACGGTCGACGAGATCGGCAAGTCGCTCGGCGCGGACTCGCTCTCGTACATCTCGCTCGACGGGATGATCGAGGCGACCACCATCCAGAAGCCCAACCTGTGCCGCGCCTGCTTCGACGGCGAGTACCCGATGGAGCTTCCGGACCCCGAGCTGCTCGGCAAGCAGCTCCTGGAGACCGAGCTGGCCGCGGGCCCCGCAGCCACCGCGGCCGCGGACGCCCTCCGCCGCCCGTAA
- the purM gene encoding phosphoribosylformylglycinamidine cyclo-ligase, producing the protein MSQATGASYASAGVDIEAGDRAVELMKEWVKKTQRPEVLGGLGGFAGLFDASALKRYERPLLASATDGVGTKVDIARQMGVYDTIGHDLVAMVMDDIVVCGAEPLFMTDYICVGKVHPERVAAIVKGIAEGCVLAGCALVGGETAEHPGLLGPDDFDVAGAGTGVVEYDRLLGADRIRTGDAVIAMASSGLHSNGYSLVRHVVFDRAGMTLDQQVEEFGRTLGEELLEPTKIYSLDCLALTRTTDVHAFSHITGGGLAANLARVIPDGLHATVDRSTWAPGAVFDLVGKAGQVERLELEKTLNMGVGMMAVVPADSVDAALTTLADRGVESWVAGEITERGDKASGAELVGDYAK; encoded by the coding sequence ATGTCTCAGGCCACCGGTGCCAGCTACGCGAGCGCGGGCGTCGACATCGAAGCGGGCGACCGCGCCGTCGAACTCATGAAGGAGTGGGTGAAGAAGACCCAGCGCCCCGAGGTCCTCGGCGGCCTCGGCGGCTTCGCCGGCCTCTTCGACGCCTCCGCCCTCAAGCGGTACGAGCGCCCGCTGCTCGCCTCGGCGACCGACGGCGTCGGCACGAAGGTCGACATCGCCCGCCAGATGGGCGTGTACGACACGATCGGCCACGACCTGGTCGCCATGGTCATGGACGACATCGTCGTCTGCGGCGCCGAGCCGCTCTTCATGACCGACTACATCTGCGTCGGCAAGGTGCACCCCGAGCGGGTCGCCGCCATCGTCAAGGGCATCGCCGAGGGCTGCGTCCTGGCCGGCTGCGCCCTGGTCGGCGGCGAGACGGCGGAGCACCCGGGCCTCCTGGGCCCGGACGACTTCGACGTCGCGGGCGCCGGCACGGGTGTCGTGGAGTACGACCGGCTGCTCGGCGCGGATCGCATCCGTACGGGTGACGCGGTCATCGCCATGGCGTCCTCCGGTCTTCACTCCAACGGGTACTCGCTCGTCCGCCACGTGGTCTTCGACCGCGCCGGCATGACCCTGGACCAGCAGGTCGAGGAGTTCGGCCGGACCCTGGGCGAGGAGCTCCTGGAGCCCACCAAGATCTACTCGCTGGACTGCCTGGCGCTGACCCGGACCACCGACGTCCACGCCTTCAGCCACATCACGGGCGGCGGCCTGGCCGCCAACCTGGCGCGGGTGATCCCGGACGGCCTGCACGCCACCGTGGACCGTTCGACGTGGGCCCCGGGCGCGGTCTTCGACCTGGTCGGCAAGGCCGGACAGGTCGAGCGCCTGGAGCTGGAGAAGACCCTCAACATGGGCGTCGGCATGATGGCCGTGGTCCCCGCCGACTCGGTGGACGCGGCGCTCACCACGCTGGCCGACCGGGGCGTCGAGTCCTGGGTGGCCGGTGAGATCACCGAGCGCGGCGACAAGGCGAGTGGCGCGGAGCTGGTCGGCGACTACGCGAAGTAG
- a CDS encoding DUF3073 domain-containing protein: MGRGRAKAKQTKVARQLKYSSGGTDLSRLANELGASTSNQPPNGEPFEDDDDEEDDPYAQYADLYNTDEDEDDESGPASTQRRA; the protein is encoded by the coding sequence ATGGGGCGCGGCCGGGCAAAGGCCAAGCAGACGAAGGTCGCCCGCCAGCTGAAGTACAGCAGCGGCGGGACTGACCTGTCGCGTCTGGCCAATGAGCTGGGCGCATCGACCTCGAATCAGCCGCCGAATGGCGAGCCGTTCGAGGACGACGACGACGAGGAAGACGACCCGTACGCGCAGTACGCGGATCTCTACAACACGGACGAGGACGAGGACGACGAGTCCGGTCCGGCGTCCACTCAGCGTCGCGCTTGA
- a CDS encoding Leu/Phe/Val dehydrogenase, translated as MTDVTGVPDVLHTLFHSEQGGHEQVVLCQDRATGLKAVIALHNTALGPALGGTRFYPYATEAEAVADALNLSRGMSYKNAMAGLDHGGGKAVIIGDPETIKTEELLLAYGRFVASLGGRYVTACDVGTYVADMDVVARTNQWTTGRSPENGGAGDSSVLTAFGVFQGMRASAQFLWGDPTLRGRKVGVAGVGKVGHYLVEHLISDGAEVVITDVREESVRRITEKFPQVSVVADTDALIRTEGLDVYAPCALGGALNDATVPVLTAKIVCGAANNQLAHPGVEKDLSERGILYAPDYVINAGGVIQVADELHGFDFDRCKAKATKIFDTTLEIFARAKSDGIPPAAAADRIAEQRMAEARRD; from the coding sequence GTGACCGATGTGACCGGCGTTCCTGATGTACTGCACACCCTGTTCCACTCGGAGCAGGGCGGCCACGAACAAGTCGTGCTGTGCCAGGACCGCGCCACCGGCCTCAAGGCCGTCATCGCCCTCCACAACACCGCCCTGGGCCCCGCCCTCGGCGGCACCCGCTTCTACCCGTACGCCACCGAGGCGGAGGCCGTCGCCGACGCGCTGAACCTCTCCCGCGGCATGTCGTACAAGAACGCCATGGCCGGCCTCGACCACGGCGGCGGCAAGGCAGTGATCATCGGTGACCCCGAGACGATCAAGACCGAGGAGCTCCTGCTCGCCTACGGGCGCTTCGTGGCCTCCCTCGGCGGCCGCTACGTGACGGCCTGCGACGTCGGCACCTACGTCGCCGACATGGACGTCGTGGCCCGCACCAACCAGTGGACCACCGGCCGCTCCCCCGAGAACGGCGGCGCCGGCGACTCCTCCGTCCTCACCGCCTTCGGCGTCTTCCAGGGCATGCGCGCCTCCGCGCAGTTCCTCTGGGGCGACCCCACCCTCCGCGGCCGCAAGGTCGGCGTGGCGGGCGTCGGCAAGGTCGGCCACTACCTGGTCGAGCACCTGATCTCCGACGGTGCCGAGGTCGTGATCACCGACGTCCGCGAGGAGTCGGTGCGCCGGATCACCGAGAAGTTCCCGCAGGTCTCCGTGGTCGCCGACACCGACGCGCTGATCCGCACCGAGGGCCTGGACGTCTACGCCCCCTGCGCCCTCGGCGGGGCGCTGAACGACGCCACCGTGCCGGTCCTCACCGCCAAGATCGTCTGCGGTGCCGCCAACAACCAGCTCGCGCACCCCGGCGTCGAGAAGGACCTCTCGGAGCGCGGCATCCTCTACGCGCCCGACTACGTGATCAACGCCGGTGGCGTGATCCAGGTGGCCGACGAGCTGCACGGCTTCGACTTCGACCGCTGCAAGGCCAAGGCGACGAAGATCTTCGACACCACCCTCGAAATCTTCGCTCGCGCAAAGTCTGATGGGATTCCGCCGGCCGCCGCGGCCGACCGGATCGCCGAGCAGAGGATGGCCGAGGCCCGCCGCGACTGA
- the bldC gene encoding developmental transcriptional regulator BldC, which produces MTARTPDAEPLLTPAEVATMFRVDPKTVTRWAKAGKLTSIRTLGGHRRYREAEVRALLAGIPQQRSEA; this is translated from the coding sequence ATGACCGCTCGCACCCCTGATGCCGAGCCGCTGCTGACCCCTGCCGAGGTTGCCACGATGTTCCGCGTGGACCCGAAGACGGTGACCCGTTGGGCGAAGGCGGGCAAGCTCACGTCCATCCGCACCCTGGGTGGGCACCGCCGGTACCGCGAGGCCGAGGTTCGCGCTCTGCTGGCGGGTATTCCGCAGCAGCGTAGCGAGGCCTGA